The following proteins are co-located in the Vigna unguiculata cultivar IT97K-499-35 chromosome 9, ASM411807v1, whole genome shotgun sequence genome:
- the LOC114162307 gene encoding protein TSS isoform X2 encodes MAPKTGKTKPHKAKGDKKKREEKVLPTVIEITVETPDESQVTLKGISTDRILDVRKLLAVHVETCSLTNFSLSHEVRGARLKDTVEIVSLKPCHLTIVQEDYTEELAVAHIRRLLDIVACTTSFASATKPPACKSKDPTEPGSENGSETSPRLKPVDPNSDSGNAKADKVDGDISMCPPPRLGQFYDFFSFSHLTPPFQYIRKSNRPFLEEKTEDDFFQIDVMLKGGSRRGTYKGIVNLSCEKIKVRVCSGKPTTIVASRIGFYPAGKHPLVSHTLVGLLQQISRVFDAAYKALMKAFTEHNKFGNLPYGFRENTWVVPPVVSDNPSIFPPLPMEDETWGGNGGGQGRSVSHENRQWARDFAILAAMPCQTAEERQIRDRKAFLLHSLFVDVSVFKAVSVIKNLVDIKQNSSLPTSYEERVGDLTIKVTRDVSDASLKLDCKNDGNRVLGLSEEELAQRNLLKGITADESATVHDTPTLGAVLIKHCGYTAVVKVSADRDLEGSPTSSEIDIEEQPEGGANALNVNSLRMILHRPSTLQSSNAIQRIQGTDIEYSRSTQSLVRKVLEESLQNLKEETTRPRKSIRWELGACWVQHLQNQATGKSEPKKAEEAKIEPAVKGLGKQGGLLKELKKKIDNKNSKVELGKDISPSNNGNDINKQEATKQELERQGEEKETIWRKLLSDAAFTRLKESKTDLHLKSPDELMDMAHKYYVDTALPKLVADFASLELSPVDGRTLTDFMHTRGLQMSSLGQVVELADKLPHVQSLCIHEMVVRAYKHILQAVVAAVDNVSELASSIASCLNILLGTPTSETSDEDIITSYELKWKWVENFLLKRFGWQWKDENGQDLRKFAILRGLCHKVGLELVPRDYDIDSSCPFRKTDIVSMVPIYKHVACSSADGRTLLESSKTSLDKGKLEDAVNYGTKALSKLVSVCGPYHRMTAGAYSLLAVVLYHTGDFNQATIYQQKALDINERELGLDHPDTMKSYGDLAVFYYRLQHTELALKYVNRALYLLHLTCGPSHPNTAATYINVAMMEEGLGNVHVALRYLHEALKCNKRLLGADHIQTAASYHAIAIALSLMEAYSLSVQHEQTTLQILQAKLGSDDLRTQDAAAWLEYFESKALEQQEAARNGTPKPDASISSKGHLSVSDLLDYITPDADQKAREAQKKARAKLKGKPGQNWETASDENQKDEDMSKGYSFTETTSDKENKSEAQIKDNGIDKAESIHIDQTMPNESNNKLAQDDSSDEGWQEAVPKSRSLTGRKSSSSRRPTLAKLNTNFMNVSQSRYRAKPNNFSSPRTNSNETIVGPSPSVPKKFVKSASFSPKLNSGNAPDGGAVIDSKSAPATPAPSDQIAKPAPSSTGVSVQSAGKLYSYKEVALAPPGTIVKAVAEQSPKGNPIQQNSDISAVIVAIKETQNIVATNDVNDFGQKSIDEKIQIPGHEEKTEKETTVVDGNTETVNSKADDEVALKIQEASVVSVIEKKSEVGNITVVEIENSGRLDNIDKSASKGESEVLLQESCEPTSDNSNPLTILVEDEKQLLDNDSYLLADTGNEGNEKHESSSNAVCKSLPLEGEKQETETGKEPTKKLSAAAPPFNPSTIPVFGSVPVPGFKDHGGILPPPVNIAPLLPVSPRRTPHQSATARVPYGPRISGGYNRYGNRVPRNKTVFISGEPSPDGNPNSPPRIMNPHATEFVPGQHWVSNGYVVSPNGYITSPNAIPGSPNNFPPVSPNGMPVSPSGYPATLNGIQVNQNGSVPSPTISTDSSQVACVETDIENKSQTLDEESKNSIPTDVSSEKKHVEQNPQELSASSENSTPKVEEKQADLSPPSDFSNEDTVIKKDAVDQKKQSKCWGDYSDSEADIIEVTS; translated from the exons ATGGCTCCCAAAACTGGCAAAACCAAACCGCACAAGGCCAAGGGAGacaagaagaaaagagaagagaaag TTTTGCCCACCGTCATCGAAATTACAGTAGAAACACCAGACGAATCGCAAGTTACTCTCAAG GGCATATCCACGGATAGGATCCTAGATGTGAGAAAGCTGTTAGCGGTACACGTTGAGACTTGTTCCTTGACCAATTTTTCCTTATCTCATGAG GTGCGAGGCGCGAGGCTGAAAGACACGGTCGAGATCGTTTCCTTGAAACCCTGCCATCTGACCATCGTCCAAG AGGACTACACGGAAGAGCTTGCCGTCGCACACATTCGGCGACTCCTTGACATCGTGGCCTGCACCACGTCCTTTGCCTCCGCCACAAAACCTCCCGCCTGCAAGTCCAAAGACCCCACCGAGCCGGGTTCAGAAAATGGATCGGAAACAAGCCCAAGACTCAAACCCGTGGATCCGAATTCGGACTCGGGCAATGCCAAAGCTGACAAAGTGGACGGTGACATCTCCATGTGTCCACCTCCCAGGCTTGGACAGTTCTACGATTTCTTTTCGTTTTCGCACCTTACGCCGCCGTTTCAGT ACATACGGAAATCAAATCGACCTTTCCTTGAGGAAAAAACAGAAGATGATTTCTTTCAGATTGAT GTAATGTTAAAAGGAGGATCTAGGAGAGGAACCTACAAGGGTATTGTAAATTTgagttgtgaaaaaataaag GTTAGAGTTTGTAGTGGAAAACCTACTACAATTGTTGCTTCTAGAATAGGATTCTATCCTGCTGGAAAACATCCGCTTGTGAGTCATACATTGGTGGGTCTGCTTCAGCAGATAAGCAGGGTTTTTGATGCT GCTTACAAGGCACTTATGAAGGCGTTCACGGAACACAATAAA TTTGGTAATCTTCCTTATGGTTTTCGTGAAAACACATGGGTTGTTCCTCCGGTTGTTTCTGATAATCCATCCATTTTTCCACCACTTCCCATGGAAGATGAAACTTGGGGAGGAAATGGGGGTGGACAAGGCAGAAGTGTTAGTCACGAAAATAGACAGTGGGCGAGAGACTTTGCAATTCTAGCTGCAATGCCATGTCAAACTGCAGAGGAGAGACAGATTCGGGATAGGAAAGCTTTTCTACTTCATAGTTTATTTGTTGATGTATCGGTCTTCAAAGCTGTttctgtaataaaaaatttagtggATATTAAGCAAAACTCTTCTTTGCCAACTTCCTATGAAGAAAGAGTTGGAGATTTAACTATTAAAGTGACAAGAGATGTATCCGATGCAAGTTTGAAGTTGGACTGCAAAAATGATGGAAATCGAGTTCTTGGATTGTCTGAAGAAGAACTAGCTCAGAGAAACCTTCTCAAAGGCATAACTGCTGATGAGAGTGCAACTGTTCAT GATACTCCTACTCTTGGTGCAGTACTTATAAAACACTGTGGCTACACAGCTGTTGTAAAGGTCTCCGCTGACAGAGATTTGGAAGGGAGTCCCACTTCGTCGGAAATTGATATTGAAGAGCAGCCTGAAGGAGGTGCAAACGCATTGAATGTTAACAG CTTAAGGATGATATTGCATAGGCCATCTACACTCCAATCATCAAATGCAATTCAACGAATCCAAGGCACAGACATTGAATATTCACGGTCAACTCAATCATTGGTAAGGAAAGTCCTTGAAGaaagtttacaaaatttgaaGGAAGAAACCACTAGACCCAGAAAATCTATTAGATGGGAGCTTGGGGCATGTTGGGTACAACATTTACAAAATCAAGCTACTGGGAAATCTGAGCCAAAAAAGGCAGAAGAGGCTAAGATTGAGCCAGCTGTTAAAGGTCTTGGGAAGCAAGGTGGATTACTAAaggaattaaagaaaaaaattgataacaaaAACTCCAAAGTTGAATTGGGAAAGGATATTTCCCCATCTAATAATGGCAATGACATAAACAAGCAAGAAGCCACGAAACAGGAATTAGAGAGACAAGGTGAAGAAAAGGAAACTATATGGAGAAAGCTACTTTCTGATGCTGCATTTACACGTCTTAAAGAATCTAAAACTGATCTTCATCTGAAG TCACCTGATGAATTGATGGACATGGCACATAAATATTATGTTGATACTGCACTTCCAAAGCTG GTGGCAGATTTTGCGTCCCTTGAACTCTCACCTGTTGATGGAAGGACGTTGACCGATTTCATGCATACCAGGGGCTTGCAAATGTCTTCGTTAGGCCAAGTG GTTGAGCTTGCAGATAAACTTCCTCATGTGCAATCTCTATGTATACATGAGATGGTTGTTCGAGCCTACAAGCATATTTTACAGGCAGTTGTTGCTGCAGTTGATAATGTTTCTGAATTGGCTTCATCTATTGCATCATGCCTAAATATATTGTTGGGAACACCAACATCTGAAACTAGTGATGAAGATATTATTACTAGTTATGAACTGAAATGGAAATGGGTAGAAAACTTTCTTCTGAAGAGATTTGGATGGCAATGGAAGGATGAAAATGGTCAAGATTTAAGAAAGTTTGCCATTCTTCGGGGACTCTGCCATAAG GTAGGGCTTGAACTGGTTCCTAGGGACTATGATATAGATTCATCATGTCCTTTTAGAAAGACGGATATTGTAAGCATGGTCCCCATATATAAG CATGTAGCTTGCTCATCTGCTGATGGCCGCACACTTTTGGAATCATCCAAGACTTCCTTGGATAAAGGTAAATTGGAGGATGCTGTCAATTATGGCACAAAG GCACTCTCAAAATTAGTGTCGGTATGTGGCCCTTACCATAGAATGACAGCAGGAGCATATAGTCTCTTGGCTGTTGTGCTGTACCACACTGGAGATTTCAATCAG GCAACTATCTATCAGCAAAAGGCACTAGATATTAACGAAAGAGAGCTTGGACTGGACCATCCTGATACGATGAAAAGTTATGGGGATCTTGCTGTTTTCTATTATCGACTCCAACATACGGAGTTGGCTTTAAA GTATGTTAATCGTGCTTTGTATCTTCTGCACTTAACTTGCGGACCTTCACATCCAAACACTGCTGCCACCTACATTAACGTAGCAATGATGGAAGAAGGATTAGGAAATGTCCATGTTGCTCTCAGATACCTTCACGAGGCTTTAAAATGTAACAAAAGATTACTTGGAGCTGATCATATTCAG ACGGCTGCAAGCTATCATGCAATAGCTATTGCTCTTTCTTTGATGGAAGCATACTCTCTAAGTGTTCAGCATGAACAGACTACCCTTCAGATCCTGCAGGCTAAACTTGGTTCTGATGATCTAAGGACACAG GATGCGGCAGCATGGCTGGAATACTTCGAGTCAAAGGCTCTGGAGCAACAGGAGGCTGCACGGAATGGTACACCTAAGCCAGATGCCTCAATCTCCAGCAAAGGTCATTTAAG TGTGTCAGACCTCTTGGACTACATAACACCGGACGCAGATCAGAAAGCGCGGGAAGCACAGAAAAAGGCTCGTGCCAAG TTAAAGGGAAAACCAGGCCAAAACTGGGAAACAGCTTCAGATGAAAATCAGAAGGATGAAGACATGTCTAAAGGTTATTCATTTACAGAGACTACTagtgataaagaaaataaatctgAAGCTCAAATTAAAGACAACGGGATTGATAAAGCTGAGTCCATTCACATAGATCAAACGATGCCCAATGAAAGTAATAATAAACTGGCACAGGATGACAGCTCGGATGAAGGGTGGCAGGAAGCTGTTCCCAAAAGTCGGTCACTCACTGGGCGCAAGTCATCTTCATCTAGAAGGCCCACCCTAGCAAAACTAAACACTAACTTCATGAATGTTTCTCAGTCAAGATATCGAGCCAAGCCTAATAATTTCTCTTCTCCAAGAACAAATTCAAATGAGACCATTGTAGGACCATCCCCTTCTGTTCCAAAAAAGTTTGTTAAGAGTGCAAGCTTCAGTCCAAAGCTGAATAGCGGTAATGCCCCCGATGGTGGAGCAGTAATAGACTCTAAGTCAGCTCCAGCCACCCCTGCTCCAAGTGATCAAATTGCTAAACCAGCTCCCTCTAGCACGGGTGTCAGTGTTCAATCAGCAGGTAAACTTTATTCCTACAAAGAAGTAGCCTTAGCCCCACCTGGGACAATTGTGAAGGCGGTGGCTGAACAGTCACCAAAAGGAAATCCTATCCAACAAAATTCTGATATTAGTGCCGTGATAGTTGCAATAAAGGAGACTCAAAATATTGTGGCAACGAATGACGTGAACGATTTTGGTCAGAAATCAATTGATGAGAAAATACAAATCCCTGGCCATgaagaaaaaacagaaaaggaaaCCACGGTGGTGGACGGTAATACAGAAACAGTAAATAGCAAGGCCGACGACGAGGTTGCACTTAAAATCCAGGAAGCTAGCGTTGTTTCCGTGATAGAGAAGAAAAGTGAAGTTGGAAACATCACAGTTGTCGAGATTGAGAATTCTGGTCGCTTAGATAATATAGACAAGAGTGCCTCTAAAGGAGAATCCGAGGTACTACTGCAAGAAAGTTGTGAACCAACATCCGACAATTCAAATCCCCTAACCATTTTAGTTGAAGACGAAAAACAGTTACTTGACAATGATTCCTATTTGTTGGCAGATACGGGTAACGAGGGAAATGAGAAACATGAATCTAGTAGCAATGCAGTCTGTAAGTCACTACCATTAGAAGGAGAAAAGCAAGAAACAGAAACAGGAAAGGAACCAACCAAGAAACTTTCTGCAGCTGCACCACCCTTTAATCCATCCACAATTCCAGTTTTTGGCTCTGTTCCTGTACCAGGCTTCAAGGATCACGGAGGTATTTTGCCCCCACCAGTAAATATTGCTCCTTTGCTTCCAGTCAGTCCCCGAAGAACTCCGCATCAGTCAGCTACGGCTAGGGTTCCATACGGTCCACGAATATCTGGTGGCTATAACAGATATGGGAACCGTGTTCCGCGGAATAAAACTGTATTCATCTCAGGTGAACCCTCCCCTGATGGTAACCCCAACAGTCCTCCTAGAATAATGAATCCACATGCCACAGAGTTTGTACCAGGCCAACATTGGGTATCTAATGGCTATGTTGTTTCTCCTAACGGTTATATAACTTCTCCAAATGCCATTCCAGGGTCTCCTAATAATTTTCCCCCAGTGTCTCCCAATGGCATGCCAGTGTCACCTAGTGGATATCCTGCTACTCTGAACGGTATCCAAGTGAATCAAAACGGGTCTGTACCATCTCCAACCATTTCAACTGATTCATCACAAGTTGCGTGTGTTGAAACTGATATTGAAAACAAAAGTCAAACTCTGGATGAGGAAAGTAAAAATTCTATTCCAACAGATGTAAGTTCCGAAAAGAAACATGTTGAGCAAAATCCTCAAGAACTATCTGCCAGCAGTGAAAACTCTACTCCTAAAGTAGAAGAAAAGCAGGCAGATCTCAGCCCCCCATCTGATTTTAGTAACGAAGATACAGTAATCAAGAAGGATGCTGTGGATCAGAAAAAGCAAAGCAAGTGTTGGGGAGATTACAGTGACAGTGAAGCTGATATCATTGAGGTCACAAGCTAA
- the LOC114162307 gene encoding protein TSS isoform X4, translating into MAPKTGKTKPHKAKGDKKKREEKVLPTVIEITVETPDESQVTLKGISTDRILDVRKLLAVHVETCSLTNFSLSHEVRGARLKDTVEIVSLKPCHLTIVQEDYTEELAVAHIRRLLDIVACTTSFASATKPPACKSKDPTEPGSENGSETSPRLKPVDPNSDSGNAKADKVDGDISMCPPPRLGQFYDFFSFSHLTPPFQYIRKSNRPFLEEKTEDDFFQIDVRVCSGKPTTIVASRIGFYPAGKHPLVSHTLVGLLQQISRVFDAAYKALMKAFTEHNKFGNLPYGFRENTWVVPPVVSDNPSIFPPLPMEDETWGGNGGGQGRSVSHENRQWARDFAILAAMPCQTAEERQIRDRKAFLLHSLFVDVSVFKAVSVIKNLVDIKQNSSLPTSYEERVGDLTIKVTRDVSDASLKLDCKNDGNRVLGLSEEELAQRNLLKGITADESATVHDTPTLGAVLIKHCGYTAVVKVSADRDLEGSPTSSEIDIEEQPEGGANALNVNSLRMILHRPSTLQSSNAIQRIQGTDIEYSRSTQSLVRKVLEESLQNLKEETTRPRKSIRWELGACWVQHLQNQATGKSEPKKAEEAKIEPAVKGLGKQGGLLKELKKKIDNKNSKVELGKDISPSNNGNDINKQEATKQELERQGEEKETIWRKLLSDAAFTRLKESKTDLHLKSPDELMDMAHKYYVDTALPKLVADFASLELSPVDGRTLTDFMHTRGLQMSSLGQVVELADKLPHVQSLCIHEMVVRAYKHILQAVVAAVDNVSELASSIASCLNILLGTPTSETSDEDIITSYELKWKWVENFLLKRFGWQWKDENGQDLRKFAILRGLCHKVGLELVPRDYDIDSSCPFRKTDIVSMVPIYKHVACSSADGRTLLESSKTSLDKGKLEDAVNYGTKALSKLVSVCGPYHRMTAGAYSLLAVVLYHTGDFNQATIYQQKALDINERELGLDHPDTMKSYGDLAVFYYRLQHTELALKYVNRALYLLHLTCGPSHPNTAATYINVAMMEEGLGNVHVALRYLHEALKCNKRLLGADHIQTAASYHAIAIALSLMEAYSLSVQHEQTTLQILQAKLGSDDLRTQDAAAWLEYFESKALEQQEAARNGTPKPDASISSKGHLSVSDLLDYITPDADQKAREAQKKARAKLKGKPGQNWETASDENQKDEDMSKGYSFTETTSDKENKSEAQIKDNGIDKAESIHIDQTMPNESNNKLAQDDSSDEGWQEAVPKSRSLTGRKSSSSRRPTLAKLNTNFMNVSQSRYRAKPNNFSSPRTNSNETIVGPSPSVPKKFVKSASFSPKLNSGNAPDGGAVIDSKSAPATPAPSDQIAKPAPSSTGVSVQSAGKLYSYKEVALAPPGTIVKAVAEQSPKGNPIQQNSDISAVIVAIKETQNIVATNDVNDFGQKSIDEKIQIPGHEEKTEKETTVVDGNTETVNSKADDEVALKIQEASVVSVIEKKSEVGNITVVEIENSGRLDNIDKSASKGESEVLLQESCEPTSDNSNPLTILVEDEKQLLDNDSYLLADTGNEGNEKHESSSNAVCKSLPLEGEKQETETGKEPTKKLSAAAPPFNPSTIPVFGSVPVPGFKDHGGILPPPVNIAPLLPVSPRRTPHQSATARVPYGPRISGGYNRYGNRVPRNKTVFISGEPSPDGNPNSPPRIMNPHATEFVPGQHWVSNGYVVSPNGYITSPNAIPGSPNNFPPVSPNGMPVSPSGYPATLNGIQVNQNGSVPSPTISTDSSQVACVETDIENKSQTLDEESKNSIPTDVSSEKKHVEQNPQELSASSENSTPKVEEKQADLSPPSDFSNEDTVIKKDAVDQKKQSKCWGDYSDSEADIIEVTS; encoded by the exons ATGGCTCCCAAAACTGGCAAAACCAAACCGCACAAGGCCAAGGGAGacaagaagaaaagagaagagaaag TTTTGCCCACCGTCATCGAAATTACAGTAGAAACACCAGACGAATCGCAAGTTACTCTCAAG GGCATATCCACGGATAGGATCCTAGATGTGAGAAAGCTGTTAGCGGTACACGTTGAGACTTGTTCCTTGACCAATTTTTCCTTATCTCATGAG GTGCGAGGCGCGAGGCTGAAAGACACGGTCGAGATCGTTTCCTTGAAACCCTGCCATCTGACCATCGTCCAAG AGGACTACACGGAAGAGCTTGCCGTCGCACACATTCGGCGACTCCTTGACATCGTGGCCTGCACCACGTCCTTTGCCTCCGCCACAAAACCTCCCGCCTGCAAGTCCAAAGACCCCACCGAGCCGGGTTCAGAAAATGGATCGGAAACAAGCCCAAGACTCAAACCCGTGGATCCGAATTCGGACTCGGGCAATGCCAAAGCTGACAAAGTGGACGGTGACATCTCCATGTGTCCACCTCCCAGGCTTGGACAGTTCTACGATTTCTTTTCGTTTTCGCACCTTACGCCGCCGTTTCAGT ACATACGGAAATCAAATCGACCTTTCCTTGAGGAAAAAACAGAAGATGATTTCTTTCAGATTGAT GTTAGAGTTTGTAGTGGAAAACCTACTACAATTGTTGCTTCTAGAATAGGATTCTATCCTGCTGGAAAACATCCGCTTGTGAGTCATACATTGGTGGGTCTGCTTCAGCAGATAAGCAGGGTTTTTGATGCT GCTTACAAGGCACTTATGAAGGCGTTCACGGAACACAATAAA TTTGGTAATCTTCCTTATGGTTTTCGTGAAAACACATGGGTTGTTCCTCCGGTTGTTTCTGATAATCCATCCATTTTTCCACCACTTCCCATGGAAGATGAAACTTGGGGAGGAAATGGGGGTGGACAAGGCAGAAGTGTTAGTCACGAAAATAGACAGTGGGCGAGAGACTTTGCAATTCTAGCTGCAATGCCATGTCAAACTGCAGAGGAGAGACAGATTCGGGATAGGAAAGCTTTTCTACTTCATAGTTTATTTGTTGATGTATCGGTCTTCAAAGCTGTttctgtaataaaaaatttagtggATATTAAGCAAAACTCTTCTTTGCCAACTTCCTATGAAGAAAGAGTTGGAGATTTAACTATTAAAGTGACAAGAGATGTATCCGATGCAAGTTTGAAGTTGGACTGCAAAAATGATGGAAATCGAGTTCTTGGATTGTCTGAAGAAGAACTAGCTCAGAGAAACCTTCTCAAAGGCATAACTGCTGATGAGAGTGCAACTGTTCAT GATACTCCTACTCTTGGTGCAGTACTTATAAAACACTGTGGCTACACAGCTGTTGTAAAGGTCTCCGCTGACAGAGATTTGGAAGGGAGTCCCACTTCGTCGGAAATTGATATTGAAGAGCAGCCTGAAGGAGGTGCAAACGCATTGAATGTTAACAG CTTAAGGATGATATTGCATAGGCCATCTACACTCCAATCATCAAATGCAATTCAACGAATCCAAGGCACAGACATTGAATATTCACGGTCAACTCAATCATTGGTAAGGAAAGTCCTTGAAGaaagtttacaaaatttgaaGGAAGAAACCACTAGACCCAGAAAATCTATTAGATGGGAGCTTGGGGCATGTTGGGTACAACATTTACAAAATCAAGCTACTGGGAAATCTGAGCCAAAAAAGGCAGAAGAGGCTAAGATTGAGCCAGCTGTTAAAGGTCTTGGGAAGCAAGGTGGATTACTAAaggaattaaagaaaaaaattgataacaaaAACTCCAAAGTTGAATTGGGAAAGGATATTTCCCCATCTAATAATGGCAATGACATAAACAAGCAAGAAGCCACGAAACAGGAATTAGAGAGACAAGGTGAAGAAAAGGAAACTATATGGAGAAAGCTACTTTCTGATGCTGCATTTACACGTCTTAAAGAATCTAAAACTGATCTTCATCTGAAG TCACCTGATGAATTGATGGACATGGCACATAAATATTATGTTGATACTGCACTTCCAAAGCTG GTGGCAGATTTTGCGTCCCTTGAACTCTCACCTGTTGATGGAAGGACGTTGACCGATTTCATGCATACCAGGGGCTTGCAAATGTCTTCGTTAGGCCAAGTG GTTGAGCTTGCAGATAAACTTCCTCATGTGCAATCTCTATGTATACATGAGATGGTTGTTCGAGCCTACAAGCATATTTTACAGGCAGTTGTTGCTGCAGTTGATAATGTTTCTGAATTGGCTTCATCTATTGCATCATGCCTAAATATATTGTTGGGAACACCAACATCTGAAACTAGTGATGAAGATATTATTACTAGTTATGAACTGAAATGGAAATGGGTAGAAAACTTTCTTCTGAAGAGATTTGGATGGCAATGGAAGGATGAAAATGGTCAAGATTTAAGAAAGTTTGCCATTCTTCGGGGACTCTGCCATAAG GTAGGGCTTGAACTGGTTCCTAGGGACTATGATATAGATTCATCATGTCCTTTTAGAAAGACGGATATTGTAAGCATGGTCCCCATATATAAG CATGTAGCTTGCTCATCTGCTGATGGCCGCACACTTTTGGAATCATCCAAGACTTCCTTGGATAAAGGTAAATTGGAGGATGCTGTCAATTATGGCACAAAG GCACTCTCAAAATTAGTGTCGGTATGTGGCCCTTACCATAGAATGACAGCAGGAGCATATAGTCTCTTGGCTGTTGTGCTGTACCACACTGGAGATTTCAATCAG GCAACTATCTATCAGCAAAAGGCACTAGATATTAACGAAAGAGAGCTTGGACTGGACCATCCTGATACGATGAAAAGTTATGGGGATCTTGCTGTTTTCTATTATCGACTCCAACATACGGAGTTGGCTTTAAA GTATGTTAATCGTGCTTTGTATCTTCTGCACTTAACTTGCGGACCTTCACATCCAAACACTGCTGCCACCTACATTAACGTAGCAATGATGGAAGAAGGATTAGGAAATGTCCATGTTGCTCTCAGATACCTTCACGAGGCTTTAAAATGTAACAAAAGATTACTTGGAGCTGATCATATTCAG ACGGCTGCAAGCTATCATGCAATAGCTATTGCTCTTTCTTTGATGGAAGCATACTCTCTAAGTGTTCAGCATGAACAGACTACCCTTCAGATCCTGCAGGCTAAACTTGGTTCTGATGATCTAAGGACACAG GATGCGGCAGCATGGCTGGAATACTTCGAGTCAAAGGCTCTGGAGCAACAGGAGGCTGCACGGAATGGTACACCTAAGCCAGATGCCTCAATCTCCAGCAAAGGTCATTTAAG TGTGTCAGACCTCTTGGACTACATAACACCGGACGCAGATCAGAAAGCGCGGGAAGCACAGAAAAAGGCTCGTGCCAAG TTAAAGGGAAAACCAGGCCAAAACTGGGAAACAGCTTCAGATGAAAATCAGAAGGATGAAGACATGTCTAAAGGTTATTCATTTACAGAGACTACTagtgataaagaaaataaatctgAAGCTCAAATTAAAGACAACGGGATTGATAAAGCTGAGTCCATTCACATAGATCAAACGATGCCCAATGAAAGTAATAATAAACTGGCACAGGATGACAGCTCGGATGAAGGGTGGCAGGAAGCTGTTCCCAAAAGTCGGTCACTCACTGGGCGCAAGTCATCTTCATCTAGAAGGCCCACCCTAGCAAAACTAAACACTAACTTCATGAATGTTTCTCAGTCAAGATATCGAGCCAAGCCTAATAATTTCTCTTCTCCAAGAACAAATTCAAATGAGACCATTGTAGGACCATCCCCTTCTGTTCCAAAAAAGTTTGTTAAGAGTGCAAGCTTCAGTCCAAAGCTGAATAGCGGTAATGCCCCCGATGGTGGAGCAGTAATAGACTCTAAGTCAGCTCCAGCCACCCCTGCTCCAAGTGATCAAATTGCTAAACCAGCTCCCTCTAGCACGGGTGTCAGTGTTCAATCAGCAGGTAAACTTTATTCCTACAAAGAAGTAGCCTTAGCCCCACCTGGGACAATTGTGAAGGCGGTGGCTGAACAGTCACCAAAAGGAAATCCTATCCAACAAAATTCTGATATTAGTGCCGTGATAGTTGCAATAAAGGAGACTCAAAATATTGTGGCAACGAATGACGTGAACGATTTTGGTCAGAAATCAATTGATGAGAAAATACAAATCCCTGGCCATgaagaaaaaacagaaaaggaaaCCACGGTGGTGGACGGTAATACAGAAACAGTAAATAGCAAGGCCGACGACGAGGTTGCACTTAAAATCCAGGAAGCTAGCGTTGTTTCCGTGATAGAGAAGAAAAGTGAAGTTGGAAACATCACAGTTGTCGAGATTGAGAATTCTGGTCGCTTAGATAATATAGACAAGAGTGCCTCTAAAGGAGAATCCGAGGTACTACTGCAAGAAAGTTGTGAACCAACATCCGACAATTCAAATCCCCTAACCATTTTAGTTGAAGACGAAAAACAGTTACTTGACAATGATTCCTATTTGTTGGCAGATACGGGTAACGAGGGAAATGAGAAACATGAATCTAGTAGCAATGCAGTCTGTAAGTCACTACCATTAGAAGGAGAAAAGCAAGAAACAGAAACAGGAAAGGAACCAACCAAGAAACTTTCTGCAGCTGCACCACCCTTTAATCCATCCACAATTCCAGTTTTTGGCTCTGTTCCTGTACCAGGCTTCAAGGATCACGGAGGTATTTTGCCCCCACCAGTAAATATTGCTCCTTTGCTTCCAGTCAGTCCCCGAAGAACTCCGCATCAGTCAGCTACGGCTAGGGTTCCATACGGTCCACGAATATCTGGTGGCTATAACAGATATGGGAACCGTGTTCCGCGGAATAAAACTGTATTCATCTCAGGTGAACCCTCCCCTGATGGTAACCCCAACAGTCCTCCTAGAATAATGAATCCACATGCCACAGAGTTTGTACCAGGCCAACATTGGGTATCTAATGGCTATGTTGTTTCTCCTAACGGTTATATAACTTCTCCAAATGCCATTCCAGGGTCTCCTAATAATTTTCCCCCAGTGTCTCCCAATGGCATGCCAGTGTCACCTAGTGGATATCCTGCTACTCTGAACGGTATCCAAGTGAATCAAAACGGGTCTGTACCATCTCCAACCATTTCAACTGATTCATCACAAGTTGCGTGTGTTGAAACTGATATTGAAAACAAAAGTCAAACTCTGGATGAGGAAAGTAAAAATTCTATTCCAACAGATGTAAGTTCCGAAAAGAAACATGTTGAGCAAAATCCTCAAGAACTATCTGCCAGCAGTGAAAACTCTACTCCTAAAGTAGAAGAAAAGCAGGCAGATCTCAGCCCCCCATCTGATTTTAGTAACGAAGATACAGTAATCAAGAAGGATGCTGTGGATCAGAAAAAGCAAAGCAAGTGTTGGGGAGATTACAGTGACAGTGAAGCTGATATCATTGAGGTCACAAGCTAA